From a single Epinephelus fuscoguttatus linkage group LG18, E.fuscoguttatus.final_Chr_v1 genomic region:
- the aff1 gene encoding AF4/FMR2 family member 1 isoform X1, whose amino-acid sequence MTTNFGCCERRTMASQPSEERNRLRLRAWEQRNQETSEAKELNPENVPLFGEPYKTNKGDELSNRIQRMLGSYEDVNNPYPFAVEPSPIPSYVTFSQSDQGQPNTDKPTKPSFQNQVHYMPTENQKAPSVNGYSSQPTRTSTATSSPNHRGHSATFSNASLNHSQLSHSAKKSEAHSDLRERVSLPQEMSSQSSDIKPPPFPHSSDHDNTDMDTKDTFDRRQHQGSTDHPSESASITDVSTLNLKQSPKDASLPHTNKGNTLPSQTFPSLLSSKQPSVVMTQKPTAYVRPMDGQDQVVSESPELKPSPEPYASLPELINKSELGKTKILPQFLETRTNEVQCVEDILREMTRSCPPLLTAIHTPSTEEPSKSPFPAKEAEHVSSCPGKKNYESPPANPSQLIQQSSSSSSFEATHSRGVESTSSSDSESSSRSESDSESTVEEPPQPPAINSIKPEPDAPAVTHVDWQLGNWIRSSQQNSSTESQSGVHASESPAHKQPPPTQSSKHSLSVEVVNPTKESKPQLSSYRKKLPGRLMKPQQHSENPQDNYNHQSSHEAPSADLNSCSSSKKLSCNTYSSKPTKAGCPDRTEAAVSVKCEEVVATRDKDPCFTDRPKVKTKAGHSKKSKDSSDTKRDSKRTSKHMSLDKQKAVSEPQVTVVLCGHCPSCGVRYPDPCSCPTQSLAQPDQLSPAPLLRISCTKQTSETIGQKGTKIPHKTTHKHSEKTGQKAKSSRDHHSPPRSLLVRIDLSLLSRVPCTSGNHQKIPNNAKRPALVIEQNGGGSDASAVHKLTKTSKKSVSQNAEIDNATLPRKKQRLENKNTSSAHVSVKMEHSGNSTKDREPKKAEKNPVPLQKPQTPKDAAKGPKLHKRGSGETQELSKEAVKRKESSKHKSSSGKHTEHPHSEKKPRKSSLAVTSSSQPAREALSNRPLLRLEDRQYPVKHYIKEAKKLKHKADAESDKLSKAFNYLDAVIFFVESGIAMEKDPQISMSSYTMFAETVDLLGFVLKLKNSVDASATPSEKDFLVLCLKCQSLLQMAMFCQKHKTALKYSKTLTYHFSNSTHEPPAVTSRVTVTPSYTPNMPSPANSCSSLGPSSSHRGSGLAADPVSSTVAVPQSIGQMAVTYVNITTLFLSAYDIWEQAEELAQKGSGMLTELDTVMGPLSLTSSMSSMVRYMRQGVHWLRLESRKVE is encoded by the exons TGAAGAAAGGAACCGTCTTCGCCTCCGTGCATGGGAACAGAGGAACCAAGAAACAAGTGAAGCCAAAGAACTCAACCCTGAGAATGTTCCACTCTTTGGGGAGCCATACAAG acaaacaaaggGGATGAGCTTTCCAATCGAATCCAGAGGATGCTGGGCAGTTATGAAGATGTGAATAATCCGTATCCCTTTGCCGTGGAGCCTTCACCCATTCCTTCTTATGTAACCTTTTCACAGTCAGATCAGGGACAGCCAAACACAGATAAACCAACCAAACCTTCATTCCAAAACCAGGTCCATTACATGCCCACTGAAAATCAGAAAGCTCCCTCTGTTAACGGTTACTCCTCTCAGCCCACGAGGACGTCCACTGCCACTTCTTCTCCTAACCACCGTGGACATTCAGCAACTTTCTCAAATGCGTCTTTGAACCACAGTCAGCTCAGCCACTCAGCAAAGAAGAGTGAAGCCCACTCAGATCTCAGGGAGCGTGTCAGCCTTCCCCAGGAAATGTCTTCTCAGTCTTCTGATATTAAGCCACCACCCTTCCCACATTCCAGTGACCATGATAATACTGACATGGACACTAAGGACACCTTTGATAGACGTCAGCATCAAGGGTCCACGGATCATCCCTCAGAGTCTGCCAGCATTACGGATGTTTCCACACTTAACCTTAAACAGTCCCCCAAAGATGCATCTCTGCCTCACACTAACAAGGGCAACACACTACCTTCCCAAACCTTCCCTTCTCTCCTGTCGTCAAAGCAGCCCAGTGTAGTCATGACCCAGAAGCCAACAGCGTATGTGCGGCCCATGGATGGTCAGGACCAGGTGGTCAGCGAGTCACCTGAGCTGAAGCCTTCACCAGAGCCATATGCATCTCTACCAGAGTTAATCAACAAATCTGAGCTGGGAAAAACGAAGATACTGCCACAATTTTTGGAG ACAAGGACAAATGAAGTTCAGTGTGTCGAAGACATCTTGAGG GAAATGACCCGCTCATGCCCACCCCTCCTGACAGCTATACACACACCTAGCACAGAAGAACCCTCCAAGTCCCCGTTTCCAGCCAAG GAAGCAGAGCATGTCTCCTCATGTCCAGGAAAAA AAAATTATGAGTCCCCTCCTGCCAATCCATCCCAGCTAATCCAGCAGAGCTCCTCGTC taGTTCATTTGAAGCAACACATTCCAGAGGGGTAGAGTCCACCAGCTCCAGTGACTCAGAGAGTAGTTCAAGATCAGAGTCAGACAGTGAAAGCACCGTCGAGGAGCCACCTCAGCCCCCAGCGATCAACTCCATCAAACCCGAG CCTGATGCTCCAGCAGTAACCCACGTTGACTGGCAGTTGGGGAACTGGATCCGGTCCAGCCAGCAGAACTCCAGCACTGAGAGTCAAAGTGGTGTACATGCCTCTGAGAGCCCCGCTCACAAACAGCCACCACCCACTCAAAGCTCCAAGCACTCACTCAGTGTAGAGGTGGTCAACCCCACCAAGGAGTCTAAACCTCAGCTGTCTTCTTACCGGAAAAAGTTGCCCGGTAGGCTTATGAAGCCCCAGCAGCACAGTGAGAACCCTCAGGACAACTATAACCATCAAAGTAGCCACGAAGCCCCCTCTGCTGATTTGAACAGCTGTAGCAGTTCCAAGAAACTTTCATGCAACACATACTCCTCAAAACCAACAAAGGCAGGTTGCCCAGATCGCACTGAAGCAGCTGTCAGCGTGAAGTGTGAGGAGGTTGTCGCCACCCGAGACAAAGACCCCTGTTTCACAGATAGACCCAAGGTGAAGACGAAAGCAGGACATAGCAAGAAAAGCAAGGACAGCAGTGACACTAAAAGAGACAGTAAGAGGACTTCTAAACACATGTCACTTGACAAGCAGAAGGCTGTATCAGAGCCTCAAGTCACAGTGGTCCTGTGTGGTCACTGTCCTTCATGTGGTGTACGATATCCTGACCCCTGTTCCTGCCCCACACAAAGTCTTGCTCAGCCTGACCAGCTGTCCCCCGCCCCTTTGCTCAGAATCAGTTGTACCAAACAAACATCAGAGACCATCGGCCAGAAGGGCACCAAGATTCCTCACAAAACAACCCACAAGCACTCAGAGAAGACTGGGCAGAAAGCCAAGAGCTCTCGGGACCACCACAGTCCTCCTAGATCCCTGCTGGTGAGGATTGATCTGAGTTTGCTCTCAAGAGTCCCCTGCACCTCCGGCAACCACCAGAAGATACCCAACAATGCAAAGAGACCAGCACTGGTTATAGAGCAAAATGGAGGGGGCAGTGATGCTTCTGCGGTACACAAACTCACCAAAACCAGCAAAAAGAGTGTATCTCAAAAT GCTGAGATAGACAATGCAACTCTTCCCAGGAAGAAACAGAGGCTGGAAAACAAGAATACCTCATCAGCTCATGTGTCAGTCAAAATGGA ACATTCTGGCAATTCAACAAAGGACCGGGAGCCAAAGAAGGCCGAGAAAAATCCTGTTCCTTTGCAGAAGCCTCAGACACCCAAAGATGCTGCTAAAGGCCCAAAGTTGCACAAACGCGGTTCAGGGGAGACGCAGGAGCTCAGTAAGGAGGCTGTAAAGAGAAAAGAGTCAAGCAAGCACAAGAGTAGCAGTGGAAAGCACACAGAGCACCCACACTCTGAAAAG AAGCCCCGCAAGAGCAGCCTTGCCGTCACATCATCCTCACAGCCTGCCAGGGAAGCTTTGAGCAACAGGCCCCTGCTCAGATTGGAAGACAG ACAGTATCCAGTGAAGCACTACATAAAGGAGGCCAAAAAGCTGAAGCACAAAGCAGACGCAGAG TCAGATAAGCTCAGCAAAGCGTTCAACTACCTGGATGCTGTCATCTTCTTTGTTGAAAGTGGCATTGCGATGGAAAAAGATCCACAAATTTCAATGTCGTCCTACACTATGTTTGCAGAAACAGTGGACCTGCTCGG GTTCGTACTGAAACTTAAAAACTCAGTGGACGCCTCTGCTACACCCTCAGAAAAGGACTTTTTAGTTTTATG CTTGAAGTGCCAGTCTCTCCTGCAGATGGCCATGTTttgccaaaaacacaaaactgcacTCAAGTATTCAAAGACCCTCACCTATCACTTCAGC AACTCAACACATGAGCCCCCTGCAGTTACATCAAG AGTCACAGTCACACCCTCCTACACGCCCAACATGCCTTCTCCAGCCAACTCATGCAGCAGCTTAGGTCCCAGCTCCAGCCACAGGGGCAGCGGGTTGGCTGCGGACCCTGTCAGCAGCACCGTGGCGGTTCCCCAGTCCATTGGACAAATGGCAGTCACCTACGTCAACATCACTACGTTATTCTTGAGCGCTTATGACATCTGGGAACAGGCGGAGGAGCTGGCGCAAAAAGGCAGCG gtATGCTGACAGAGCTGGACACAGTTATGGGTCCTTTAAGCCTCACATCAAGTATGAGCTCTATGGTCCGTTACATGAGACAAGGTGTCCACTGGCTAAGGCTGGAAAGTCGAAAGGTAGAGTGA
- the aff1 gene encoding AF4/FMR2 family member 4 isoform X2, with translation MLGSYEDVNNPYPFAVEPSPIPSYVTFSQSDQGQPNTDKPTKPSFQNQVHYMPTENQKAPSVNGYSSQPTRTSTATSSPNHRGHSATFSNASLNHSQLSHSAKKSEAHSDLRERVSLPQEMSSQSSDIKPPPFPHSSDHDNTDMDTKDTFDRRQHQGSTDHPSESASITDVSTLNLKQSPKDASLPHTNKGNTLPSQTFPSLLSSKQPSVVMTQKPTAYVRPMDGQDQVVSESPELKPSPEPYASLPELINKSELGKTKILPQFLETRTNEVQCVEDILREMTRSCPPLLTAIHTPSTEEPSKSPFPAKEAEHVSSCPGKKNYESPPANPSQLIQQSSSSSSFEATHSRGVESTSSSDSESSSRSESDSESTVEEPPQPPAINSIKPEPDAPAVTHVDWQLGNWIRSSQQNSSTESQSGVHASESPAHKQPPPTQSSKHSLSVEVVNPTKESKPQLSSYRKKLPGRLMKPQQHSENPQDNYNHQSSHEAPSADLNSCSSSKKLSCNTYSSKPTKAGCPDRTEAAVSVKCEEVVATRDKDPCFTDRPKVKTKAGHSKKSKDSSDTKRDSKRTSKHMSLDKQKAVSEPQVTVVLCGHCPSCGVRYPDPCSCPTQSLAQPDQLSPAPLLRISCTKQTSETIGQKGTKIPHKTTHKHSEKTGQKAKSSRDHHSPPRSLLVRIDLSLLSRVPCTSGNHQKIPNNAKRPALVIEQNGGGSDASAVHKLTKTSKKSVSQNAEIDNATLPRKKQRLENKNTSSAHVSVKMEHSGNSTKDREPKKAEKNPVPLQKPQTPKDAAKGPKLHKRGSGETQELSKEAVKRKESSKHKSSSGKHTEHPHSEKKPRKSSLAVTSSSQPAREALSNRPLLRLEDRQYPVKHYIKEAKKLKHKADAESDKLSKAFNYLDAVIFFVESGIAMEKDPQISMSSYTMFAETVDLLGFVLKLKNSVDASATPSEKDFLVLCLKCQSLLQMAMFCQKHKTALKYSKTLTYHFSNSTHEPPAVTSRVTVTPSYTPNMPSPANSCSSLGPSSSHRGSGLAADPVSSTVAVPQSIGQMAVTYVNITTLFLSAYDIWEQAEELAQKGSGMLTELDTVMGPLSLTSSMSSMVRYMRQGVHWLRLESRKVE, from the exons ATGCTGGGCAGTTATGAAGATGTGAATAATCCGTATCCCTTTGCCGTGGAGCCTTCACCCATTCCTTCTTATGTAACCTTTTCACAGTCAGATCAGGGACAGCCAAACACAGATAAACCAACCAAACCTTCATTCCAAAACCAGGTCCATTACATGCCCACTGAAAATCAGAAAGCTCCCTCTGTTAACGGTTACTCCTCTCAGCCCACGAGGACGTCCACTGCCACTTCTTCTCCTAACCACCGTGGACATTCAGCAACTTTCTCAAATGCGTCTTTGAACCACAGTCAGCTCAGCCACTCAGCAAAGAAGAGTGAAGCCCACTCAGATCTCAGGGAGCGTGTCAGCCTTCCCCAGGAAATGTCTTCTCAGTCTTCTGATATTAAGCCACCACCCTTCCCACATTCCAGTGACCATGATAATACTGACATGGACACTAAGGACACCTTTGATAGACGTCAGCATCAAGGGTCCACGGATCATCCCTCAGAGTCTGCCAGCATTACGGATGTTTCCACACTTAACCTTAAACAGTCCCCCAAAGATGCATCTCTGCCTCACACTAACAAGGGCAACACACTACCTTCCCAAACCTTCCCTTCTCTCCTGTCGTCAAAGCAGCCCAGTGTAGTCATGACCCAGAAGCCAACAGCGTATGTGCGGCCCATGGATGGTCAGGACCAGGTGGTCAGCGAGTCACCTGAGCTGAAGCCTTCACCAGAGCCATATGCATCTCTACCAGAGTTAATCAACAAATCTGAGCTGGGAAAAACGAAGATACTGCCACAATTTTTGGAG ACAAGGACAAATGAAGTTCAGTGTGTCGAAGACATCTTGAGG GAAATGACCCGCTCATGCCCACCCCTCCTGACAGCTATACACACACCTAGCACAGAAGAACCCTCCAAGTCCCCGTTTCCAGCCAAG GAAGCAGAGCATGTCTCCTCATGTCCAGGAAAAA AAAATTATGAGTCCCCTCCTGCCAATCCATCCCAGCTAATCCAGCAGAGCTCCTCGTC taGTTCATTTGAAGCAACACATTCCAGAGGGGTAGAGTCCACCAGCTCCAGTGACTCAGAGAGTAGTTCAAGATCAGAGTCAGACAGTGAAAGCACCGTCGAGGAGCCACCTCAGCCCCCAGCGATCAACTCCATCAAACCCGAG CCTGATGCTCCAGCAGTAACCCACGTTGACTGGCAGTTGGGGAACTGGATCCGGTCCAGCCAGCAGAACTCCAGCACTGAGAGTCAAAGTGGTGTACATGCCTCTGAGAGCCCCGCTCACAAACAGCCACCACCCACTCAAAGCTCCAAGCACTCACTCAGTGTAGAGGTGGTCAACCCCACCAAGGAGTCTAAACCTCAGCTGTCTTCTTACCGGAAAAAGTTGCCCGGTAGGCTTATGAAGCCCCAGCAGCACAGTGAGAACCCTCAGGACAACTATAACCATCAAAGTAGCCACGAAGCCCCCTCTGCTGATTTGAACAGCTGTAGCAGTTCCAAGAAACTTTCATGCAACACATACTCCTCAAAACCAACAAAGGCAGGTTGCCCAGATCGCACTGAAGCAGCTGTCAGCGTGAAGTGTGAGGAGGTTGTCGCCACCCGAGACAAAGACCCCTGTTTCACAGATAGACCCAAGGTGAAGACGAAAGCAGGACATAGCAAGAAAAGCAAGGACAGCAGTGACACTAAAAGAGACAGTAAGAGGACTTCTAAACACATGTCACTTGACAAGCAGAAGGCTGTATCAGAGCCTCAAGTCACAGTGGTCCTGTGTGGTCACTGTCCTTCATGTGGTGTACGATATCCTGACCCCTGTTCCTGCCCCACACAAAGTCTTGCTCAGCCTGACCAGCTGTCCCCCGCCCCTTTGCTCAGAATCAGTTGTACCAAACAAACATCAGAGACCATCGGCCAGAAGGGCACCAAGATTCCTCACAAAACAACCCACAAGCACTCAGAGAAGACTGGGCAGAAAGCCAAGAGCTCTCGGGACCACCACAGTCCTCCTAGATCCCTGCTGGTGAGGATTGATCTGAGTTTGCTCTCAAGAGTCCCCTGCACCTCCGGCAACCACCAGAAGATACCCAACAATGCAAAGAGACCAGCACTGGTTATAGAGCAAAATGGAGGGGGCAGTGATGCTTCTGCGGTACACAAACTCACCAAAACCAGCAAAAAGAGTGTATCTCAAAAT GCTGAGATAGACAATGCAACTCTTCCCAGGAAGAAACAGAGGCTGGAAAACAAGAATACCTCATCAGCTCATGTGTCAGTCAAAATGGA ACATTCTGGCAATTCAACAAAGGACCGGGAGCCAAAGAAGGCCGAGAAAAATCCTGTTCCTTTGCAGAAGCCTCAGACACCCAAAGATGCTGCTAAAGGCCCAAAGTTGCACAAACGCGGTTCAGGGGAGACGCAGGAGCTCAGTAAGGAGGCTGTAAAGAGAAAAGAGTCAAGCAAGCACAAGAGTAGCAGTGGAAAGCACACAGAGCACCCACACTCTGAAAAG AAGCCCCGCAAGAGCAGCCTTGCCGTCACATCATCCTCACAGCCTGCCAGGGAAGCTTTGAGCAACAGGCCCCTGCTCAGATTGGAAGACAG ACAGTATCCAGTGAAGCACTACATAAAGGAGGCCAAAAAGCTGAAGCACAAAGCAGACGCAGAG TCAGATAAGCTCAGCAAAGCGTTCAACTACCTGGATGCTGTCATCTTCTTTGTTGAAAGTGGCATTGCGATGGAAAAAGATCCACAAATTTCAATGTCGTCCTACACTATGTTTGCAGAAACAGTGGACCTGCTCGG GTTCGTACTGAAACTTAAAAACTCAGTGGACGCCTCTGCTACACCCTCAGAAAAGGACTTTTTAGTTTTATG CTTGAAGTGCCAGTCTCTCCTGCAGATGGCCATGTTttgccaaaaacacaaaactgcacTCAAGTATTCAAAGACCCTCACCTATCACTTCAGC AACTCAACACATGAGCCCCCTGCAGTTACATCAAG AGTCACAGTCACACCCTCCTACACGCCCAACATGCCTTCTCCAGCCAACTCATGCAGCAGCTTAGGTCCCAGCTCCAGCCACAGGGGCAGCGGGTTGGCTGCGGACCCTGTCAGCAGCACCGTGGCGGTTCCCCAGTCCATTGGACAAATGGCAGTCACCTACGTCAACATCACTACGTTATTCTTGAGCGCTTATGACATCTGGGAACAGGCGGAGGAGCTGGCGCAAAAAGGCAGCG gtATGCTGACAGAGCTGGACACAGTTATGGGTCCTTTAAGCCTCACATCAAGTATGAGCTCTATGGTCCGTTACATGAGACAAGGTGTCCACTGGCTAAGGCTGGAAAGTCGAAAGGTAGAGTGA